The Loxodonta africana isolate mLoxAfr1 chromosome 23, mLoxAfr1.hap2, whole genome shotgun sequence genome has a segment encoding these proteins:
- the SHISA2 gene encoding protein shisa-2 homolog: MWGSRRPAAASGNAASLLPVLLGALLAAGARAGGEYCHGWLDAQGVWRIGFQCPERFDGGDATICCGSCALRYCCSSAEARLDQGGCDNDQQQGAGEPGRADKDGPDGSAVPIYVPFLIVGSVFVAFIILGSLVAACCCRCLRPKQEPQQSRAPGGNRLMETIPMIPSASTSRGSSSRQSSTAASSSSSANSGARGPPTRSQTNCCMPEGTMNNVYVNMPTNFSVLNCQQATQIVPHQGQYLHPPYVGYTVQHDSVPMPPVPPFMDGLQTGYRQIQSPFPHTTSEQKMFPVVTV, encoded by the exons ATGTGGGGCAGCCGCCGCCCGGCCGCCGCCTCCGGGAACGCCGCCTCGCTGCTGCCAGTGCTGCTGGGTGCGCTGCTGGCGGCGGGCGCGCGGGCGGGCGGCGAGTACTGCCACGGCTGGCTGGACGCACAGGGCGTCTGGCGCATCGGCTTCCAGTGCCCTGAGCGCTTCGACGGCGGCGACGCCACCATCTGCTGCGGCAGCTGCGCCCTGCGCTACTGCTGCTCCAGCGCCGAGGCGCGCCTGGACCAGGGCGGCTGCGACAACGACCAGCAGCAGGGCGCCGGCGAGCCTGGCCGGGCGGACAAAGACGGCCCCGACGGCTCGGCAG TGCCTATCTACGTCCCGTTCCTCATCGTGGGTTCCGTGTTTGTTGCCTTCATCATCTTGGGGTCCCTCGTGGCAGCCTGTTGCTGCAGATGCCTCCGGCCCAAGCAGGAGCCCCAGCAGAGCCGAGCCCCTGGGGGCAACCGCTTGATGGAGACCATCCCCATGATCCCCAGCGCCAGCACGtcccgagggtcttcctctcgcCAGTCCAGCACAGCTGCCAGCTCCAGCTCCAGCGCCAACTCGGGTGCCCGGGGCCCCCCCACCAGGTCACAGACCAACTGCTGCATGCCAGAGGGGACCATGAACAACGTGTACGTCAACATGCCCACCAACTTCTCCGTGCTGAACTGCCAGCAGGCCACCCAGATCGTGCCGCACCAGGGGCAGTACCTGCACCCGCCCTACGTGGGGTACACGGTGCAACACGACTCGGTACCCATGCCGCCCGTGCCCCCTTTTATGGATGGCCTGCAGACTGGCTACAGGCAGATCCAGTCCCCCTTCCCCCATACTACCAGCGAGCAGAAGATGTTCCCGGTGGTGACTGTGTAG